The sequence below is a genomic window from Escherichia marmotae.
TGCGTCCCTTCATCACACTGGCGTCGATAGTGATAATCCTGTTTTCAAAATCGACGTTCTTCCATAGCATAGAACGAAGCTCTTTCGTTCTTAGGGCTGTGTAGCGTAAAACTTTGGTCGCAATGAGCGATACGATACTTCCTGAAAATGTTGCCAGTGCTTTGTTGAATGTCGGGATCTGGTCTGCAGGAAGAAACGGGAAGTTCTTCTTGCGGTATCCCTTCATGGCGTCAGCAAGATCAGGTGCCGGGTTATATTTAGCCCTTCCGGTGACAATAGCGTAACGGAAAACCTCGCCGCATCTTCTGCGTGCTTTGTTGGCTCGTTCCATTGCACCGCGATCTTCAAACCTGCGGATTACTTCAAGAAGTTGCATCGGCTCAATATCCTGAATTTCAAGACCGCCGATGATGGGTAAAATGTCGTCATCAAACATTTTGGCAAGTTCAGTCGTATACCCTACAGACCAGACTTGCTTCTTGTGCTCGTACCATTCCTTGTAAATGGCGCTAAAGGAATTGTTGTTAGACGAAGCCTTTTTCGCCTTTACCGGATCGATGCCAACCGAGATGTCTTTCCTCGCAGTCCATGCTTTATCCCTTGCCTCTTGCAAAGTCATAAGCGGA
It includes:
- the intS gene encoding prophage integrase IntS, yielding MLTVKQIEAAKPKEKPYRLLDGNGLYLYVPVSGKKVWQLRYKIDGKEKILTVGKYPLMTLQEARDKAWTARKDISVGIDPVKAKKASSNNNSFSAIYKEWYEHKKQVWSVGYTTELAKMFDDDILPIIGGLEIQDIEPMQLLEVIRRFEDRGAMERANKARRRCGEVFRYAIVTGRAKYNPAPDLADAMKGYRKKNFPFLPADQIPTFNKALATFSGSIVSLIATKVLRYTALRTKELRSMLWKNVDFENRIITIDASVMKGRKIHVVPMSDQVVELLTTLSSITKPVSEFVFAGRNDKKKPICENAVLLVIKQIGYEGLESGHGFRHEFSTIMNEHEWPADAIEVQLAHANGGSVRGIYNHAQYLDKRREMMQWWADWLDEKVG